Proteins encoded within one genomic window of Balaenoptera ricei isolate mBalRic1 chromosome 10, mBalRic1.hap2, whole genome shotgun sequence:
- the LOC132372461 gene encoding SH3 domain-binding glutamic acid-rich-like protein 2 has product MVIRVFIASSSGFVVIKKQQDVVRFLEANKIESEEVDLTTSEEQRQWMYKTIPPEKKPARGNPLPPQIFNGDRYCADYDSFFASKESNTVFSFLGLKSQLASKAEP; this is encoded by the coding sequence ATGGTCATCCGCGTGTTCATCGCCTCCTCCTCGGGCTTCGTGGTGATCAAGAAGCAGCAGGATGTGGTTAGATTTCTGGAAGCCAACAAGATAGAGTCTGAGGAGGTGGACCTCACGACGTCAGAAGAGCAGAGGCAGTGGATGTACAAGACCATCCCGCCGGAGAAGAAGCCTGCTCGGGGCAACCCTCTGCCACCTCAGATATTTAATGGCGACCGATACTGTGCAGATTATGACAGTTTCTTTGCATCCAAGGAAAGCAACACAGTCTTTTCATTCTTAGGCCTGAAATCACAGTTGGCATCAAAGGCAGAACCTTAG